The following is a genomic window from Saprospiraceae bacterium.
AAGAGCATTAGGGATTACAAAAACGGAAATTGGTGCTTTGGATATCCGAAATCAGTGTTCCGGGTTCGTGTACGGACTTTCGGTTGCGGATCAGTTTATCAGGTCAGGAATGTATAAAAATATTCTCTTGGTTGGTTCAGAAATGCATTCAATGGGCCTTGATTTTTCTGACGAGGGTAGGGCAGTGACTGTGATTTTTGGAGATGGTGCCGGTGCCGTCGTTTTGCAGCCGACTGAAGATGAAGGCAAAGGCGTATTGGTCACTTGCCTGCATTCAGATGGCACTCATGCTGAGGAATTGGCTATGATCAACCCTGGATCTCATGGAGGTTATCATCTAGGTACAGAAAAATATGGGTATCCTCCACAAGACACACTTGGAGGTGTATTTGTCACACAAAAGATGGTGGATGACAATCTCCTTACACCGAATATGACCGGACAATTGGTATTCAAAACAGCAGTTGTCAAATTTCCTGAAGTGATCAAAGAGGCCCTTGCAAAAACAGGGTTGACATCTGAAGATATTGATCTTCTTGTGCCGCATCAGGCAAACTTGCGTATCAGCCAGTTTGTTCAAAAAGTAATGCGACTTCCTGATGAAAAAGTCATCAATAATATACAAAAATACGGAAATACGACAGCAGCTTCTATACCTATCGCATTGAGCGAAGCGTGGGAAAACGGCAGAGTCAAAGATGGAGATCTTATATGTCTGGCTGCGTTTGGGAGTGGATTTACATGGGGCAGTGCGCTGATAAGATGGTAAAATTGCAAGATTTGTAAATGAAAGTAGATATCCTTGCTATAGGAGTGCATCCTGATGATATAGAGTTGTGTGCTGCGGGAACCTTGATTCGACATTTGGATCTCGGCTATTCGATAGCATTATGCGATCTTACTCAAGGCGAATTGGGTACCAGAGGGAATGGCACGCTCCGTTTAAAAGAAGCAGAAATTGCCAGAAAAATCTTTGGCGATCAGGTACCAAGGGTCAATCTGGGTATGGCGGATGGATTTTTTACTCATGACGAACATCACATTTTAAGAATTGCGAAAGTCATCCGGCTTTTCCTGCCGGAAATAGTATTGTGCAATGCTGTTTCTGACAGACACCCTGACCCCGGCAGAGCTTCAAAACTTATCAGTGATGCATGTTTTTTTCAGGCTTGAGAAAGATAAAAACCACTGGACGCGATGGTATCGAACAAAATGCCTGGAGACCAAAGGCTGTGTACCATTACATACAGGATAGAAATCTTAAAGCTGATCTTGTGGTGGACATTTCAGCATATATGGATAAGAAACTGGAGACTATCATGGCCTACAGCTCACAATTTTTCAATCCGGATTCAGACGAACCTTCCACTCCGATTTCCGGCAATGACTTCATTGAATTTATCAAAGCAAAAAACAGGACATATGCACGCGATATAGGTACTGAATATGCGGAAGGGTTTACCGTCGAAAGGACGATAGGGGTCAATAATTTATTTGATCTTTTTTGATACTG
Proteins encoded in this region:
- a CDS encoding ketoacyl-ACP synthase III; the protein is MRSKIAGIGHYVPERIVKNEELAKHMDTSNEWIIERTGIEERRYALKHEETPTTMGVIASKIAIERAGIQPEDVDFIIFATLSPDYYFPGCGVLLQRALGITKTEIGALDIRNQCSGFVYGLSVADQFIRSGMYKNILLVGSEMHSMGLDFSDEGRAVTVIFGDGAGAVVLQPTEDEGKGVLVTCLHSDGTHAEELAMINPGSHGGYHLGTEKYGYPPQDTLGGVFVTQKMVDDNLLTPNMTGQLVFKTAVVKFPEVIKEALAKTGLTSEDIDLLVPHQANLRISQFVQKVMRLPDEKVINNIQKYGNTTAASIPIALSEAWENGRVKDGDLICLAAFGSGFTWGSALIRW